The following nucleotide sequence is from Pseudomonas sessilinigenes.
GTGGCAATGAATTCGCCAGGATTCGCGAGGCCAATGGGCAGGAGTTCTTCGTCTACGACGTCGAGATCAAGTTGTTGGGGGGCAAGAGCGCTGCCTTCAGCATCGTTGCCTTGCAACCGGTGCGCGAGTATCAGCAGACCCTGGAAGGGGTGCGGGAGAACCTCTACCTGGGGTTTGGCGCGGCGCTGCTGGTGCTGCTGGCATTGCTCTGGCTGGGCCTGACCTGGGGCCTGCAGGCCCTGCGGCGCTTGAGCCAGGAGCTGGACCAGATCGAGAGCGGCACCCGCCAGAGCCTGAGCGAAGAACATCCACGAGAGCTCTTGCGCCTGACCGGTTCGTTGAACCGCCTGCTGCAGAGCGAGCGTGAGCAGCGCAGGCGCTACCGCGACTCCCTGGACGACCTGGCCCATAGCTTGAAAACCCCGCTGGCGGTCTTGCAAGGGGTCAGCGAGGACATGGCGCTGCGCCCCCAGGATCGTGAGCAGGCCTGGGTCCTGCAAGGGCAGATCGAGCGCATGAGCCAGCAGATCAGCTATCAGTTGCAACGTGCCAGTCTGCGCAAGAGTGGCCTGGTACGCCACCAGGTTCGCTTGCGTCCGGTCCTGCAAAGCCTGTGCGATACCCTGGACAAGGTCTATCGCGACAAGCGGGTGAAAGTCTCGTTCGACCTGCCTGAGCGCTGCTATCTGCCGATCGAGCACGGCGCCTTGCTGGAGCTTCTGGGCAACCTGCTGGAGAACGCCTACCGCTTGTGCCTGGGGTCGGTGCGCGTCAGTGTGCGCGAGAGCCTGGACGGTTCCGAGCTGTGCGTGGAGGACGATGGGCCAGGGGTGCCGGCGGATCAACGGGCACGGATACTCCAGCGTGGCGAGCGCCTGGACCGCCAGCATCCGGGGCAGGGCATCGGCCTGGCGGTGGTCAAGGACATTATCGAGAGCTACGGTGCGCGCCTGGCCCTGGGCGACTCAGCCTTGGGTGGCGCAGCCTTTCGCATCCATTTCCCCGAGCTGTAGCCGATCGGGTCACTGGCTCCGGGCGCGATAGGCACCTGGAGTCAGGCCGGTCCACTTCTTGAAGGCCCGGTGGAAGGCCGAAGGTTCGGAAAACCCCAGTTGCTCGGCAATCTGCTGCAAGGACAGGTCGGCACGCCCCAGGTGGTAGATGGCGATGTCGCGCCGCAGCTCGTCCTTCAATTCCTGGAAGCTCAAGCCTTCTTCGCGCAAATGCCGACGCAGGGTCTGGGGGCTGACATGCATGTGCTGGGCGACGCTTTCCAGGTCGGGCCAGTGTTCGCGGTCGCGGGCCAGCAGGCGGCGCAGTTGGCTGCTGAGGCTGTCGCCCTCATCGGGTCGTGATAGCAGGTCGGCAGGAGAGCGTTCGAGAAAGTGCTTGAGGGTGCGTTCATCCTGCAACAGCGGCATGTCCAGGTAGCGGCTGTGGAACAGCAGGCTGCTGCACGGCTGGTCGAATTGCAGCGGGCAAGGGAATAGCAGGTCGTATTCCGCGCCGTGCTCGGGGCGTGGATAGCTGAAACCGGCCTGTTCCAGGCGGACCCGCTGGCCGATCAGCCAACTGCCCAAGCGATGCCAGATCACCAGCAGGCATTCGCTGAGAAAGTGTTCCGGGTCCCATAGCCCGGAGTCGTCCAGGCTCAACCTGGCCATGTCGCCTTCACGGGTCAGGCTCAAGCGCGGGGCCTGTGGGAATAAGCTATAAAATAATAATCCGCGATTGAGTGCCTTCTCCAAGGTACGGCAGTGGATCAGCGCATGGCACATCATGGCAAAGGTCCCAGGCTTGCTGGGGCCATCAGCGAATCCGAGGTACTCGTCCTCCAGCTCCAACCACAGTCGTTGCAGCAATTGGGCGAATTGCTCGGGAGCGATCCGGGCCTTGGGCTGGCTCAGCAGTTCGGGGCTGATCCCCAGCTGTTGCAGCAGCGGTAGATAGTCGTAGCCGCGGCGGTGTGCCCCGCCGAGGGCGGCGCGGGCAAAGTGGCTGGCGATAGTGCGTTCGCGCATGCGGGCTGGTCCGTCCGTTGAATGGTGGATCTTAGCGAGCGCTTCGACGAGGGAACAAGGCGGATATCCGCCAAATTGTAGGACGAGAATCGGTGGGTGGGCGGAAATCCGCCAGCTCAGCCGTAGCTCACTGGATGCAAAGTTTGGCTCTAACCCCTTGTTTTAAAAGGCCTCATTGGTTTTTTGGCAAGGTGGCACGAGCCTTGCGATAGAGCCTGCAGATCTGCCTGTGCGCAGTTCGACACAACAAATCCCTCCAGCGCAGGAGGGTTCGCACTTTAGGCACCGCATGCCGTGATGGAAGCAGCATGCCGGGGCTCTTGAGGAACTTTGCAATGACGACTCGTCAGCCACTGTACAAATCCCTGTATTTCCAGGTGATCGTTGCCATCGCCATCGGCATCCTGCTCGGTCACTTCTATCCCCAGACCGGCGTGGCCCTCAAGCCCCTGGGCGATGGCTTCATCAAACTGATCAAGATGGTCATCGCACCGATCATTTTCTGCACCGTGGTCAGCGGTATCGCCGGTATGCAGAACATGAAATCGGTGGGCAAGACCGGTGGCTATGCGCTGCTGTACTTCGAGATCGTCTCCACTATCGCCTTGCTGATCGGCCTGGTGGTGGTCAACGTCGTGCAGCCGGGTGCCGGCATGCATATCGACGCTGCAACCCTGGATGCCTCGAAAGTCGCTGCCTACGTGACTGCCGGTAACGAGCAGAGCGTGGTCGCCTTCATCCTCAATGTGATTCCGGCGACCATCGTCGGTGCCTTCGCCAACGGCGATATCCTGCAAGTGCTGATGTTCTCGGTGATCTTCGGTTTCGCCCTGCATCGCCTGGGCGCCTACGGCAAGCCGATCCTGGACTTCATCGACCGCTTCGCCCACGTGATGTTCAACATCATCAACATGATCATGAAGCTGGCTCCCCTGGGTGCGCTGGGCGCCATGGCCTTCACCATCGGTGCCTACGGCGTGGGTTCGCTGGTGCAATTGGGCCAGCTGATGCTCTGCTTCTACATCACCTGCGTACTGTTCGTGCTGGTGGTCCTGGGCGCCATCTGCCGCGCCCATGGTTTCAGCGTGGTCAAGCTGATCCGCTACATCCGTGAGGAACTGCTGATCGTACTGGGCACCTCCTCCTCGGAGTCGGCGCTGCCACGCATGCTGATCAAGATGGAACGCCTGGGCGCCAAGAAGTCGGTGGTCGGCCTGGTGATCCCTACCGGTTACTCGTTCAACCTGGACGGTACCTCGATCTACCTGACCATGGCTGCGGTGTTCATCGCCCAGGCCACTGACACCCACATGGACATCACTCACCAGATCACCTTGCTGCTGGTGTTGCTGCTGTCCTCCAAGGGCGCTGCTGGTGTGACGGGCAGTGGCTTCATCGTCCTGGCGGCCACCCTGTCGGCCGTGGGCCACCTGCCGGTTGCCGGCCTGGCGCTGATCCTGGGGATCGACCGCTTCATGTCCGAAGCCCGTGCCCTGACCAACCTGGTGGGCAATGCCGTGGCCACCGTGGTAGTCGCCAAGTGGGTCAAGGAGCTGGACGAAGACAAGCTGCAGGCCGAGCTGGCTTCCGGTGGCCGGGCCATTACCGACACCCGCGAAACCGATGACCTGGGCGTGGCCGAAGGCCCTGCGCCGAGCATCAAGTAAGCTCGATGAGCATGAAAAACCCGCTGCGGCGGGTTTTTTATTGCCTGGGCCTTGAGCGCAACGGTCATTGCAACTGACCGTTGCGGTGATTGTTGGGAGCTGGGAGCCTGCCTACTCTGAGGTCAGTCAATCAAGAGGAGAGGCACATGCAAGGGCCGTTGGCGTCACTCAAGGTACTGGATTTCTCCACCCTGCTACCGGGGCCGTTCGCTTCGCTGCTGCTGGCAGACATGGGCGCCGATGTACTGCGCATCGAGTCCTTGAGCCGCATGGACTTGCTGCGGGTCCTGCCGCCTCATGACCAGGGCGTATCGGCCAGTCACGCCTATCTCAATCGCAACAAGCGCAGCCTCGCCCTGGACCTGAAGCAGCCCGAGGCCCTGGAGGTGGTGCGGCAACTGGTGCAGGACTACGACATCGTCCTCGAACAGTTCCGCCCGGGGGTGATGGAGCGCCTGGGCCTGGGCTACGAGGCCCTGAAGGCGATCAATCCACGGCTGATCTATGTGTCCATCACCGGTTACGGTCAGACCGGGCCATACAAGGACCGCGCCGGACACGACATCAACTACCTGGCCCTGGCCGGCCTGGCCAGCCAGACCGGACGTAGGGACCAGGGGCCACTACCCCTGGGGATCCAGGCGGCGGATATCGCCGGTGGCTCCCTGCATGGGGTGATCGGTTTGTTGGCAGCGGTGGTCGCCCGCCAGCACAGCGGCCAGGGCCAGCATCTGGATGTGAGCATGACCGATTGTGCGTTCAGCCTGAACGCCATGTCCGGTGCTGGCTACCTGGCTTGCGGGGTGGAACCCGGGATGGAGCAGCAGGTGCTCAACGGCGGCAGTTTCTATGACTATTACCGTACCCGCGACGGGCGCTGGTTTTCGGTAGGCAGCCTGGAGCCGGTATTCATGCAGCAGTTGTGTCAGGCGCTGGGACGTCCGGAGTTGGCGGCCCAGGGCCTGTCGACCGTGCCGGAACAGCAGCAGGCCCTCAAGCAGGCCCTGCAGATCGAGTTCGAGAAGCACGACTTCGCCGAGCTTTGCCGGTTGTTCTCGGGCGTCGATGCCTGTGTCGAGCCCGTGCTGAGCCTGGCCGAGGCCGTGGTGCACCCGCAGTTGCAGGCTCGCCAGTTGGTCAGCCAGGTGCCTCGGGAAGACGGCACCGTGCAGGCGCAGATGGCTTGTCCGCTGAAGTTTTCCGCAGGCTTGCCCGAGCCGCGGCATATAGGGGTCAGGTTGGGAGCTCACTCGACCGAGGTCCTGAGCGAGTTGGGCTATGAGGCTGAGCGGATCGAAGCGCTACGGCGTAATCGGGTCATCGCCTAGGTGCAGGCGTGCGCTCACTCGATCCGGGTTTCACCGCTGTAAACCAGGATCTGCCGGCAACGCCGACACAGGTAGCGGCGGCCCTGGGCCACGAGTTTGTGGCGCTGGGCGGAGAACGGGAAATCGCTCTGGGCACAGGGGCAGCGGTAGATATAGCGGGTCACGCTGCGCCGCTGCACCTCGTAGGTATGGCAGCGATTGGGTGGCAGCTCGTACACCCCGCGCATGATCAGTTGCCACTCCTCGCCATGGGGCTGGATGCGGTCGCCGAACAGTTGATGGGCAATCAGGTGTGCCACCTCGTGGGCCACGGTCTGCTTGAGGAAGTCTTCGGCGTTTTCCCGATACAGCTGTGGATTGAAGCGCAGCAGGTTCTCGTGCAAATGCGCGACTCCGGCTTTCTGGCCGCGTAACTTGAGGCTGACCACCGGGCGTTTGAAGGAACGTTTGAAAAAGGATTCAGCAAGTAGGAAACAGTCTTCGACGCGGGTATTGAGTTGCTCGGGCATGCTTGGCGGTTCTCCAGAGCGGCTGAGTATGCCGCAAAGAGCGTGGAATCCGAATCGCCCAGGCGCCGAATGGTCATCGAGCCATCGCTGCGCAGAACCCTGAAATAGGCAGGCCGCCTTGCGGCGGCCTGTGCTGGCAGACAGAGGATTATTATTGGTGCGGCGTCAGTTGGTGTAGACGGGGCCGACGCCCAGGCCCCAGACAATCACGGTGAATGCCATGATCGCCACCAGTACCACCAGTCCCACCGCGAGCACCGAGCTGGAAAACAGGAATCCCTCGTCCGATGGGATGTTCATGAAGGTCGGCAAGCCGACGTAGAGCAGGTACACCGTGTAGCAGATGGCTGCCGTCCCGACGATCATCCCCAGCCACATGTGCGGGTACAGCGCCGCCAGGCCGCCGACGAATAGCGGTGTCGCGGTGTAGGTGGCAAACGCCACGCAGCGTGCCAGGCTCGGGTTGGCGTCATAGGTACGGGCCATCCAGTGGATGAAGGCCCCCATCACGGCCACGCCGCCCAGCATGGCCAGGTACGACATGATGGTCATCCACAGGGCGCTTTCAGCGGTCAGCATCACCGGCGCGCGGCTGCCGATGACCCAACCGACCTGGGTGGTGCCGATAAAGGCCGAGACCGCAGGGATCGCCGCCAGAATCAGCGTGTGGGTGAGGTACATGTGGCTGATGCTTTCCTCGGCATCGCCACGGATGTCTCGCCATTCCTGATCGGGGTGGGTGAAGAGTCCTACGACATGATGAATCATGGTCAGTCACTCCTTTATCGTTGCCATTGCCCCCCAACGGAGCGCTTACAGCCAAGTGGCACAGTCGGTACAGGTCTGTATGTGTGTGCGACCTTATGTCGCAGTATAGGGAGGAGTTTTCATCAAGTGTGTGCAGCTTTAGAGCAAATTGCGCTGTAAACGCCTGGGCTAATTGCCAGTGCCTCTGTTGCCTGAGTGGTAGTGGCCGCTGCTCGGGGGCGCTTTCATGGGGCTGGTGTTTTTGCGTAAAATGCTCGGCTTTTCGTCACACACCTCGCGGATTCCAAGCGCCATGGGCACTCTTACGGTCAACCAGAACAAACTGCAGAAACGCCTTCGCCGACTGGCGGGCGAAGCGGTCGCCGATTTCAACATGATCGAAGAGGGCGACAAGGTCATGGTCTGCCTGTCCGGCGGCAAGGACAGCTACACCATGCTCGATGTGCTGATGCACCTGCAGAAGGTGGCGCCGATCAAGTTCGAGATCGTCGCGGTGAACATGGACCAGAAGCAGCCGGGCTTCCCTGAGCACGTACTGCCGGCCTACCTCAAGGAACTGGGGATCGAGTACCACATCGTCGAGAAAGACACTTACTCGGTGGTCAAGGAGCTGGTGCCCGAAGGCAAGACCACCTGCTCGCTGTGCTCGCGCTTGCGCCGTGGCACCTTGTACACCTTCGCCGACGAGATCGGCGCCACCAAGATGGCCCTCGGGCACCACCGTGACGACATCGTCGAGACGTTCTTCCTCAATATGTTCTACAACGGCTCGCTCAAGGCCATGCCGCCCAAGCTGCTGGCCGACGACGGGCGCAACGTGGTGATCCGCCCGCTGGCCTACTGCAACGAGAAGGACATCCAGGCCTATTCCGATCTCAAGCAATTCCCGATCATCCCCTGCAACCTCTGCGGCTCCCAGGAAAACCTGCAGCGCCAGGTGGTCAAGGAAATGCTTCAGGAGTGGGAGCGCAAGAGCCCGGGACGTACCGAGAACATCTTCCGTGGCTTGCAGAACGTCATCCCGTCGCAACTGGCGGACCGCAACCTGTTCGACTTCACCAGCCTGCGTATCGATGACACAGCCACGCCGCGCTTCGTCAACCTGGTGAACCTCTAAGGCCAGCGTTGTGCCGTGCCTCCAGGAGAGCAGGCACGGCGCTTTCGTTCATGCCCCTGGCTGGCGGGGGATGAAGGCCATGTTGCCTTGCGCCGGCTTCTTGGCCAGTCGTTCGCCATTGGTGGGAAGGGTCGGGATCAGCTGGTGATCCTGGCCCAGGTAATCGAGCAACTGCGGCCCTTTCTTGCTCTGTGCCACGAAGATCAGCGTACGTTGGGGATCCCAATGCTGGCCGCTGGTCTTGTCCAGCCAGGCCATGAAATCGGCACTGCTGCCGGTCTTCGGGAAGTCCTGGGTTTGCGCCACATAGTAGAACGGCGTCCCCTGGTTCTGCAGGTACATCGGCAGCTTGTTATCGACCTCCACCATCACCATTCGCCACTGGTTCCAGGGGGCGATGCGACTCGCTTCGCTCCTCACCTGCGCCGCGAACTGGATCACCCCGCCGCCCCCGTTGCTCCAGGGATAGGCGATGCCCAGCACCAGCAGCATGACCATGGCCGCGCTGGCAAAGCCCAGGGTCCAGCCACGGCGTCGATCCTTGCCGCTGGCGCGTCCTTGTTCCAGGCGTCGGCTCAACCACCAGGCGGCCAGGAGCTGGGCAAAGGGTACAAGCGGCAGGACATAGTAGCTGCGCCGGCTGCCACTGGCGGTAAAGAACAGGAACAGCAGGCCCAGGGCCCACACCAACCAGCGTTCATTCGGTTGCAATTGGCGCCAGTGCCTGGCCGCCACCCATAGCGCGAGAACCCAGCAGGGAGCCCAGGGCAAGGTGTAGAGCGGCAGGTAGATCAGGTAGGTGTAGATCGGGCCGACATGGTCGAACGGATCGAAGAAACGCACCACGTTTTCGCGAAATACCAGGCTCAGGCCGCTTTCTCCCGAGTTTGGGGTGCCGTACAGGTGCGAAAGCATGAATGGCGTCATGTAGAGCAGCCCTGCGATCAGCAGGGCCAGGCATAGGCGCAGGTTGAGATGGCGTTTCCAGCGCCCTTGGTCGAGCAGGTGGGGCAGCAGGACCAGCCCCGGCAGGACAAAACCGATCAGGCCCTTGAACAGGGAGGTGGCCGCCAGTAACAGGAAGAACACGGTGTAGCGCCCTAGCCGGGTGTCCTCGGGACCGCGCCAGTACCACCATACCGCGGCCAACACCCCGCACACCGTGAGAATGTCGGCGGTTGCCACCCGGGCCCAGAAGGCGAAATAGAAGGTGGTAGCCAGCATCCAGCCGGCGATCAGGCCAGTGCCTTTGCGAAACAGCTGCTCGCCCAGCAGGTACACCAGCCAGATGCTCAGCCAGGCGGCGAGTACCGAGGACAGGCGCAGCGACCAATGTCCCAGTCCGCCCGTCAGCCAGGTGCTGGCGACAATCAGCCAGTAGGAGGGCAAGGGCTTGTCGTAATAGGGGCTGCCTTTGAGGTAGGGGTCGAAGTAATCACCGCTCTGCAACATCTGCAGGACGATGTTGGCCCAACGGGTTTCAGGGCCCCATAGCTCGCGCGAGCCGAGGCCAAGGAGCAGGATCAGGGCAGACACGCCGAGCAGCAGGACCAGGGCCTTGCGCTCACTGTTGCAGATCTTCATGGATATAGTTCCGTGGAAGGGCAAGTGTAGGGCGGTCCGTCGCCGTCTAGAGGGCAAAAAAAACGCCAGCGCCAACTGCGGTTGACGCTGACGGGGGCGTCAGGAGGTTCGAGTCAGGGCTGAAGCTGGGGCAGAATCAGGATCACGATGTTGCCTTGTACATAGCGCTTGCCACCCAGAGGCAACAGGGCCAGTTCCTGATTCTCCACCACGTCCTTGACCCGCATGACCACGCCTACCGACCCTTGTTTGCGTGCTTCGCTCATCCATTGGCCGACGTTTTCCATGCTGACCTTGCGCTGGATCGAGTCAGGGTACGTCAGGCCGTATTTCAATTCGCTTTCGGTGTTGTACAGCGCCACTTCAGGGCGTTGCAGTCTCCAGGCCAAGGCTGAGGCCGCGCCAAGGTCGTTGCTCAGCAGGGTCTTGGCCTGCTTGAGTTCTTCTACGTGTTCCTTGATGAACTGATCGGGCATCTCTCGGTGGACGATCATCGCAGGCATGCCAGCTGGCAGTAGGGCTACCAGCAACCAGATGCCCAGAGCCGGAGCGGCCCAATAATGCAGGGGCTTGGAGGCCGGTAGCAGGTTGGCAATGATCCAGCCCATGAGCATGATGAACACCAGGGACAAGCTGAGCATTTCATCGTGGCCATAGATTGGCCGGGTGATCTGCAGCACTACCAGTGTTACCAGTGCGCCTACGCCAATCAGGAGATTGAGCAGGCTGTTAAGGCGTATTTCCCGAGTCTTGCCTGCGCCGATTCGCTCGATTAGCGCATGCGCCATGAGAATGGCCAGGGGCAACAGGCACGGCATGATGTAGGTCGGCAGCTTGCCACGGCTGAGGCTGAAAAATACCAGTGGCAGCAACATCCACAGCAGCAGGAAACCGCTTGCAGCCTGGCGCTTGTCTTTCCAGGCCTGGATCATCGTGCCAGGCAGCAGGGCGGCCCAAGGCAGGCTGGAGGCGGCCAGCAAAGGCAGGTAGAACCACCAGGGACGGGTGTGCTGGGCATTCTCGGCAGCAAAGCGGCGGATGTGTTCATGCCAGAAGAAGAAGCGCCAGAAGTCCGGTTCATGGGCATGGATGCTCAATACCCAGGGCAGGCTGATGAGGATGGCGACCGCTACTGCGACCAGGCCATAGCGCAGCAGCTCACCGAGACGGCGCTGCCACAACATGTAGGGCAAGGCGATCAGTACCGGTAGTAGCCAGGCCAGGAAGCCCTTGGTCATGAAGCCCATTGCGCAGGCGGCGCCCAGCAGGGCCCAGGCCAGCAAGCGTGGGCGAGTACTCCGAGCATCCAGGGCGAACCACAGTGCGACCAGGCTCAGGTTGACCCATAAGGTGAATTGCGGATCGAGGTTGGAGTAGCCGGCTTGCCCGGCAATCAGGCCAAAGCTCATGTACAGCAAGGCGGCGGCAAAGCTCTTGCGTGGGTCGTTCCACATTCGGCGTGTGATGAGGAAGGCCAGGATCACGCTCAAGCCCGTGCTTACAGCTGAAGCGACCCGTACTCCGAACAGGTTGTCACCGAATACCGCCTGGCCGATCGCGATCATCCAATAACCGGCAATAGGCTTTTCGAAATAACGGATGCCCATGAAATGAGGGGAGACCCAGTCGCCGCGCAGGAGCATTTCCTGGCTGATCTGTGCATAGCGGGTTTCATCGGGGATCCACAGGCCGTGGGCGGTCAGTGGCAACAAGTAGAACAGGCCGAAGGCGAGCAGCAACAAAGGCAGTGCCCAGCGTTGGAGGATGCCGTATGTACTCCCGCCCACGGTATAGCCAGATGACGTGGTGCTTGATCCATAAGCTTGGGGTGGTGACGTGCGGTGCATTTGTGTCCTCGAAGTCGTCGGCAGATAGCCTGGGTGTTACTTGCAGCAAGTGCTACTGGTAGACCTGCTATTGATGTTGAATCTGTAGTTTCTCAAGCCGCAAAAGTTCGAGGCCATCGCACCGCTCTGGTGATGTGATCCCGTTGTAAGTTCTGTTGCTCGTTGTTCTGCTTAGTACAAGAATGGATAAAATCAATTAGGTAACTAACGAGTGTGTCTATTTGCTGGGAAAAAACTGTTGAGATGTTGTAAAAAAGCGTTACAAGTTGGTCGGTGAGTGTTCGATGGCCTGCTGCCAGTCTTCGGCACTGATGGTCCCCAGTATATGCAGCGTACCGTCACTGTTTTGGGTAACGAACAGCGAACTGTTGTACTTACTATGCAGGGCATGTTCGAAACCCAACTGGCTTTCCAGGTCGCTGATGCAATCACTGTGGGTGACCAATACCAAGTTACGCCTGGCGTTCTTGTGCGCCTTGATCACATCGCCGAAATCCGCACCGCAGTTGAGTAGCCAATCCTGGGTCGGCACTGCTTGGTTGAACATCAGGTCTGCTGTCTGTCGGGTGCGAGTGGCCGGGCTGCTGACGATATCGGTGGTTTCCAGGCCGAGTGAGCGAAACGCCCGGCCCAGCCCGCTGGAGGTGGTGCTGCCAAGCTGGGTGATGCCGTCGGCGGGGCCCAGGCAGGGATTGGCGGAGCGGTCGCACCGTTCGGCATGGCGTACCAGGGCGATTACCTCGCCGCTTTTCCAGTGGCGGTAGACGCCAGCGCTTTCCATTTGGTTGCCAACACCCAGGTCCAGAGGCGTTCCGGGCCACAGGACGAAACCGCTGACGAGGGCAGCGAGGGTTATCGCACTCGCCCAGGCGATGATCCTGCGGGATCGGCTTAGCGACGGACGCTGGGGAGGAGTACCGGGTTTAACAGTGTTGATCACTTCGCTTACCTGAACTGTTTTTGGATAAGGACTTGTCATTCGGGTTGGAGCTGGTGTTCTGAAAAAGACCGGTGTCGGGCCCGCCCTGCAATTGATGGCCAATTTAGGACCGGGCAAGTAGGCGAAGAGTGAAAGCAATGTGAAAAAAACGAATGAGCGATAGAGACTAGTTAAGAGTCTGACAGCCGTCGTTCAGGTTTTGACTGGATCAATGCTTTTTCGCCGGGCACGCACCACTGTTGACTGGTGGTCTTAATCGTTGTGGTAATTGCCGGATGAACTGTATCTGATCGGAAACAGTGGGTGAGAAATCCCCGCATTTAGTTCAGCTTATTGTCAGCTTGAATGATTGCGCGGGATGAAGAGGGAAGTTCCCTGCCCGTTGCGGGCAAGGAATCATGGAAGCGCCAGGGGGGGCAGTATTCAGTGATTGACCGTGTAGGCCAGCATTGCCGACAACTGGCAGAGCGGACGGCCGCTTTCCTGTTGCCATTGATTGAACACATCTTGTACCAGGGCCTGGTCGCGCTTGCTGCTGGGGACCTTGTCGATGATGTTCTGGGCATTGAGGGCGGCCACCACGTCCCAGGTGGGAATGAACGTGTCCTTGCCCACCATGCGCAGGAAGC
It contains:
- the arnT gene encoding lipid IV(A) 4-amino-4-deoxy-L-arabinosyltransferase, whose translation is MHRTSPPQAYGSSTTSSGYTVGGSTYGILQRWALPLLLLAFGLFYLLPLTAHGLWIPDETRYAQISQEMLLRGDWVSPHFMGIRYFEKPIAGYWMIAIGQAVFGDNLFGVRVASAVSTGLSVILAFLITRRMWNDPRKSFAAALLYMSFGLIAGQAGYSNLDPQFTLWVNLSLVALWFALDARSTRPRLLAWALLGAACAMGFMTKGFLAWLLPVLIALPYMLWQRRLGELLRYGLVAVAVAILISLPWVLSIHAHEPDFWRFFFWHEHIRRFAAENAQHTRPWWFYLPLLAASSLPWAALLPGTMIQAWKDKRQAASGFLLLWMLLPLVFFSLSRGKLPTYIMPCLLPLAILMAHALIERIGAGKTREIRLNSLLNLLIGVGALVTLVVLQITRPIYGHDEMLSLSLVFIMLMGWIIANLLPASKPLHYWAAPALGIWLLVALLPAGMPAMIVHREMPDQFIKEHVEELKQAKTLLSNDLGAASALAWRLQRPEVALYNTESELKYGLTYPDSIQRKVSMENVGQWMSEARKQGSVGVVMRVKDVVENQELALLPLGGKRYVQGNIVILILPQLQP
- a CDS encoding histidine phosphatase family protein, which codes for MESAGVYRHWKSGEVIALVRHAERCDRSANPCLGPADGITQLGSTTSSGLGRAFRSLGLETTDIVSSPATRTRQTADLMFNQAVPTQDWLLNCGADFGDVIKAHKNARRNLVLVTHSDCISDLESQLGFEHALHSKYNSSLFVTQNSDGTLHILGTISAEDWQQAIEHSPTNL